The following proteins are encoded in a genomic region of Streptomyces gobiensis:
- a CDS encoding Rv1680 family SBP-like protein: MEPVLVGAVAYTPNAVPIWEGLRDYYRGAPVEMDFVLFSNYARQVDALLAGTIDIAWNTNLAWVRTVLRTGDRASALAMRDTDLAFRSHLVCRKGAGFRNPVDLTGRRLALGSRDSAQAAILPLHYLRREGLTDGEVELLRIDSDLGKHGDTGRSELDAIRAVLDGAADAAAIGTTTWEFIGRDEGRNEGRDELMPNALESFWISPAYCHCNFTALDSLDADRAQAWTSHLLAMDWHDPEHRRILELAGLTQWVRPQLRGYNALFQAVKEQEIPAGW, from the coding sequence ATGGAACCGGTGCTCGTCGGGGCGGTGGCCTATACCCCCAATGCTGTACCCATCTGGGAAGGCCTGCGCGACTATTACCGTGGTGCGCCTGTCGAGATGGACTTCGTGCTCTTCTCCAACTACGCACGCCAGGTCGACGCGCTGCTTGCCGGGACGATCGACATCGCCTGGAACACCAATCTGGCCTGGGTCCGTACGGTCCTCCGGACCGGGGACCGGGCCAGCGCGCTGGCCATGCGGGACACCGATCTGGCGTTCCGCAGCCATCTGGTGTGCCGTAAGGGGGCCGGCTTCCGTAACCCGGTGGATCTCACCGGGCGGCGGCTGGCACTGGGCAGCCGTGACTCCGCGCAGGCGGCGATCCTCCCCCTGCACTATCTGCGCCGGGAAGGCCTCACCGACGGTGAGGTGGAGCTGCTGCGTATCGACAGCGACCTCGGCAAGCATGGCGACACCGGCCGCAGCGAACTCGACGCCATCCGCGCGGTCCTGGACGGCGCGGCCGACGCCGCCGCGATCGGCACCACAACCTGGGAGTTCATTGGACGTGACGAGGGACGTAATGAGGGACGCGACGAGCTGATGCCGAACGCCCTGGAGTCATTCTGGATCTCTCCGGCCTACTGCCACTGCAATTTCACCGCGCTCGACTCCCTTGACGCCGACCGTGCCCAGGCGTGGACCAGCCATCTGCTCGCCATGGACTGGCACGATCCCGAGCACCGCCGCATCCTGGAGCTGGCAGGACTCACCCAGTGGGTACGGCCCCAGCTGCGCGGCTACAACGCGCTCTTCCAGGCGGTCAAGGAGCAGGAGATCCCGGCCGGATGGTGA
- a CDS encoding Rv1678 family membrane protein encodes MTAGHRATAFPTAIGLGLAAAASLVLSLADNPPWRFVTLSGLGQLVLLLLAAAAILAGLLAARSLILLVGVAFLAAATLQLLQMSWMDENVLGGDGSTLALLLGFAVGLLAIGLTPTPTSAKARKEPEEPQEPEEPQEPEEPGTPESGNTHGS; translated from the coding sequence ATGACGGCAGGACATCGGGCCACGGCCTTCCCGACGGCCATCGGTCTCGGCCTCGCCGCCGCCGCGAGCCTTGTACTGTCGCTCGCCGACAATCCCCCCTGGCGGTTCGTCACGCTCAGTGGCCTCGGGCAGCTGGTCCTGCTGCTCCTTGCCGCCGCTGCCATCCTCGCGGGACTGCTGGCAGCGCGGTCGCTGATCCTGCTGGTGGGGGTGGCGTTCCTCGCGGCCGCCACCCTGCAACTCCTTCAGATGAGCTGGATGGACGAAAACGTCCTGGGCGGGGATGGCTCAACGCTGGCGCTCCTGCTCGGCTTCGCTGTGGGCCTGCTCGCCATCGGGCTCACCCCCACGCCGACTTCAGCGAAAGCAAGAAAAGAGCCGGAGGAGCCGCAAGAGCCGGAGGAGCCGCAAGAGCCGGAGGAGCCGGGAACTCCAGAGAGCGGGAACACCCATGGATCTTGA
- a CDS encoding DoxX family membrane protein, whose protein sequence is MTEAEALGTSHFSRALMAVCRVAVALMWIQNASWKRPPEFGEGAEPRRDLYNWTLKGVEHEVFAPWAWLVDNVILPNFVAFAWFAFAVEVSLGAFLLVGLATRFWALVGLLQTTAITFSVLNAPHAWHWSYFLMYVAHLALLATAAGRAYGVDGTLRPIWRQRGGGGSRLLLAAS, encoded by the coding sequence ATGACGGAAGCCGAGGCACTGGGCACATCGCACTTTTCACGTGCGCTGATGGCCGTGTGCCGGGTCGCCGTGGCACTGATGTGGATCCAGAACGCCTCATGGAAGCGGCCACCGGAGTTCGGCGAGGGCGCCGAGCCACGGCGCGATCTCTACAACTGGACGCTCAAGGGCGTAGAACACGAGGTCTTCGCGCCCTGGGCGTGGCTGGTCGATAACGTGATCCTGCCCAATTTCGTGGCGTTCGCCTGGTTCGCCTTCGCGGTCGAGGTGAGCCTCGGGGCCTTTCTCCTGGTGGGCCTGGCCACCCGTTTCTGGGCGCTGGTCGGGTTGTTGCAGACCACGGCCATCACCTTCTCCGTGCTGAACGCCCCCCATGCATGGCACTGGTCCTACTTCCTGATGTACGTCGCGCATCTGGCCCTGCTGGCCACGGCAGCGGGCCGCGCGTACGGGGTGGACGGCACGCTGCGGCCGATCTGGCGGCAGCGCGGCGGCGGGGGATCGCGGCTCCTGCTCGCCGCGTCATGA